Proteins co-encoded in one Kribbella qitaiheensis genomic window:
- a CDS encoding S1 family peptidase, translated as MEDGRRELPKPPRRIPSWAVVDDEVTAGSRTTIQPRTAPVQPSRQAKPPRGPGVLAIIPLVVIVLAVGLGAGWVLRSQGQSSGDLSLDTGTVLRATGPSVVRVLASTCAGTGEATGVLFDDGRVLTAASAIRQPVSIAAMTVDGRIRRATVVGTSADGVAVLQMQGSFDISTATLASEAPDAKAERAIIAYDQTGKQSIQRAGTTQEPRALPEFLDPASVGAPVLNRNGHVTGLVTGNTVASGKIIGLDEVRRYAGLEPAVTAEPTGNCLAHGPRTAVQPSLDVAASPLATEIQRLFAAYFRALNQHDFLAMRDTYSHELALTSTDADFVRAHGTSYAFRPVITEVVGTGEKNATARVTFTVLFSPKSTGAKGTTCSRLDLRYRLVREQGRLGIDSATSVASNQSCDTD; from the coding sequence ATGGAAGACGGCCGGCGCGAGCTGCCGAAGCCACCCCGGCGTATCCCGAGCTGGGCGGTCGTCGACGACGAGGTGACGGCCGGGAGCCGGACGACGATCCAGCCCCGGACCGCGCCGGTCCAGCCTTCCAGGCAGGCGAAACCGCCCCGCGGGCCGGGCGTGCTGGCGATCATCCCGTTAGTGGTGATCGTGCTGGCCGTCGGCCTTGGAGCCGGCTGGGTGCTCCGGTCGCAGGGCCAGAGTTCCGGAGATCTGAGCCTGGACACAGGCACGGTGCTGAGGGCGACCGGGCCAAGCGTCGTACGAGTGCTGGCCAGTACTTGTGCGGGGACGGGTGAAGCGACCGGCGTGTTGTTCGACGATGGGCGAGTGCTCACCGCCGCGTCGGCCATCCGGCAGCCGGTGTCGATCGCCGCGATGACAGTGGACGGCCGGATTCGCAGAGCCACTGTGGTCGGCACCAGCGCCGACGGAGTCGCAGTGCTGCAGATGCAGGGCAGCTTCGACATCTCGACCGCCACGCTCGCGTCGGAGGCTCCGGATGCCAAGGCCGAGCGCGCGATCATCGCGTACGACCAGACGGGCAAACAGTCGATCCAGCGGGCCGGGACTACGCAGGAGCCGCGCGCGCTGCCCGAGTTCCTCGACCCTGCCTCGGTCGGCGCGCCAGTGCTCAACCGGAACGGCCACGTCACCGGTTTGGTGACTGGCAACACCGTTGCCTCCGGCAAGATCATCGGCCTGGACGAAGTCCGCCGGTACGCCGGCTTGGAGCCCGCCGTCACCGCCGAGCCGACTGGGAACTGCCTCGCCCATGGGCCGCGAACGGCGGTCCAGCCTTCGCTCGACGTCGCCGCCAGTCCGTTGGCCACCGAGATCCAGCGGCTGTTCGCGGCGTACTTCAGAGCGCTGAATCAGCACGACTTCCTGGCGATGCGGGACACCTATTCACACGAGCTCGCCTTGACCAGTACCGACGCCGACTTCGTCCGGGCGCACGGGACGTCGTACGCGTTCCGCCCGGTGATCACCGAGGTGGTTGGCACGGGGGAGAAGAACGCGACTGCGCGGGTGACTTTCACGGTGCTTTTCTCACCGAAGAGCACTGGGGCGAAGGGGACGACCTGCAGCCGGCTGGACCTGCGCTACCGGCTGGTCCGCGAGCAGGGCCGGCTCGGGATCGATTCGGCCACCAGCGTCGCTTCCAACCAGAGCTGCGACACCGACTGA